The Linepithema humile isolate Giens D197 chromosome 7, Lhum_UNIL_v1.0, whole genome shotgun sequence genome has a window encoding:
- the LOC137001199 gene encoding uncharacterized protein, with amino-acid sequence MEEVKEMKINGEKANKELKEKITEKIIEEGRRQEQALRKEVEDLKRELREMREREESWRKEGERWEEGLKKVEGRVGNMEKRWEEKEGEKKGKVGEEGKVESRVRELEGKLERREREERKKNVIVKELKVGEGGRREAVERLMAEIGAKVEIEEMRGLGRNIERGTETLWVKLKKEEQKREVMRRKRELRGRKEIIREDLTWRERRMEWKLEEIAKEERRKGKRVWRVYGKVRIEEEWWIWDEENEVLRNGKGTAREEGRKKEEGRIGEGRD; translated from the coding sequence ATGGAGGAGGtaaaagagatgaaaataaatggagAAAAGGCGAACAAAGAGTTGAAGGAAAAGATAACggagaaaataatagaagaagGAAGGAGGCAAGAGCAGGCGTTGAGGAAGGAGGTGGAGGATTTAAAGAGAGAGTTGAGGGAAATGAGGGAGAGGGAGGAAAGTTGGAGGAAGGAAGGAGAGAGGTGGGAAGAAGGACTTAAAAAGGTGGAAGGAAGGGTAGGAAACATGGAAAAGAGATGGgaggagaaagaaggagaaaagAAGGGAAAGGTGGGGGAGGAAGGGAAGGTGGAAAGTAGAGTAAGGGAATTGGAGGGAAAGTTGGAGAGGAGGGAAAGGgaagagaggaagaagaatGTAATAGTTAAGGAGTTAAAAGTGGGAGAAGGGGGGAGGAGAGAGGCGGTGGAGAGATTAATGGCGGAGATTGGAGCAAAGGTGGAGATAGAGGAAATGAGGGGGTTAGGAAGGAATATAGAAAGGGGAACGGAGACGCTGTGGGtgaagttaaaaaaagaagagcaaAAGAGGGAGGTGATGAGAAGGAAGAGGGAGTTAAGGgggagaaaagaaataattaggGAAGACTTGACATGGAGGGAGAGGAGAATGGAGTGGAAATTGGAAGAAATAGCgaaagaggaaagaagaaaggGAAAAAGAGTATGGAGAGTGTACGGGAAGGTAAGAATAGAAGAGGAATGGTGGATATGGGATGAGGAGAATGAAGTATTGAGAAATGGGAAAGGAACGGCGAGGGAGGAGGGAAGGAAAAAAGAGGAGGGGAGAATTGGAGAAGGGAGAGATTGA
- the LOC137001032 gene encoding uncharacterized protein, producing MKMLVKIAKNPNATLYSDMEEKGKGKRLKRANIKYFDDLEENNEERNKENNFEKKRNMQLMLPPLPKLKKPTRESQPLSDKMNKKVKQLCRDKASSSLDNNEQLPSVVSDEINIPHTVPENKSYMERKGLKLLKERSFVTEMHKSTSATIVSEEICKFVDQISGCKIRSKINHNCAYTLEGTVTLESLADAICHFNAEISSCKLILRKTDKNVESFLETQTINKPETNNPAPITVQDLDEFPLTNLDDLKKIERRLKKDETFHLKMVEALHLQIKGESIQKQVNSVLRMILHDTLASLFNWKGQRGTKLKLAKRRISKIMIEAVAKEFPIINETMFGRKAGPWLAQASFRIKKYMKKDNETHSNNDESSENESFVNEESNEDSE from the exons ATGAAAATGCtcgtaaaaattgcaaaaaatccTAATGCCACGTTATATTCAGATATGGAGGAAAAAGGAAAGGGAAAACGATTAAAAAGagcgaatattaaatattttgatgatttGGAAGAAAACAACGAGgaaagaaacaaagaaaataattttgaaaagaaacgAAATATGCAACTGATGTTACCACCACTtccaaaattaaagaaaccgACGCGAGAAAGTCAACCATTGTCTgacaaaatgaataaaaaagtgaaacaGTTATGCAGAGACAAAGCCTCATCATCTTTGGATAATAATGAACAACTGCCGAGTGTTGTCTCAGATGAGATAAACATTCCTCATACAGTACCGGAGAACAAAAGTTACATGGAACGTAAGGGATTAAAACTCTTAAAAGAAAGATCCTTTGTGACAGAAATGCATAAATCAACATCTGCAACAATTGTTTCAGaagaaatatgcaaatttgtgGATCAAATAAGCGGATGTAAGATACgttctaaaataaatcataattgtGCTTACACCTTAGAAGGAACAGTTACATTAGAATCTCTTGCAGATGCAATTTGTCATTTCAATG cTGAAATATCATCATGTAAATTAATCTTACGTAAGACGGacaaaaatgttgaaagtTTTCTGGAAACACAGACGATAAACAAACCTGAAACTAACAATCCCGCTCCTATTACAGTACAAGATTTGGACGAATTTCCATTAACAAATTTAGATGATCTAAAGAAAATCGAGCGGAGACTTAAAAAAGACGAAACTTTTCATTTGAAAATG GTCGAAGCtttacatttacaaattaaGGGAGAATCGATTCAAAAACAAGTAAACTCCGTGCTTCGAATGATTCTACATGATACGTTGGCAAGTCTGTTTAATTGGAAAGGTCAACGAGGAACTAAATTGAAATTAGCAAAACGCCGAATTAGCAAAATAATGATCG aaGCAGTGGCTAAAGAATTTCCTATAATAAATGAAACCATGTTTGGTAGGAAAGCGGGACCATGGCTGGCTCAGGCCAGCTttcgtataaaaaa ATATATGAAGAAAGACAATGAAACTCATTCAAACAACGACGAGAGTTCTGAAAATGAGAGTTTTGTAAACGAAGAGAGTAATGAAGATAgcgaataa
- the LOC137001198 gene encoding golgin subfamily A member 6-like protein 6 yields the protein MEEVKEMKINGERANKELKEKITEKIIEEGRRQEQALRKEVEDLKRELREMREREESWRKEGERWEEGLKKVEGRVGNMEKRWEEKEGEKKRKVGEEGKVESRVRELEGKLERREREERKKNVIVKELKVGEGGRREAVERLMAEIGAKVEIEEMRGLGRNIERGTETLWVKLKKEEQKREVMRRKRELRGRKEIIREDLTWRERRMEWKLEEIAKEERRKGKRVWRVYGKVRIEEEWWIWDEENEVLRNGKGTAREEGRKKEEGRIGEGRD from the coding sequence ATGGAGGAGGtaaaagagatgaaaataaatggagAAAGGGCGAACAAAGAGTTGAAGGAAAAAATAACggagaaaataatagaagaagGAAGGAGGCAAGAGCAGGCGTTGAGGAAGGAGGTGGAGGATTTAAAGAGAGAGTTGAGGGAAATGAGGGAGAGGGAGGAAAGTTGGAGGAAGGAAGGAGAGAGGTGGGAAGAAGGACTTAAAAAGGTGGAAGGAAGGGTAGGAAACATGGAAAAGAGATGGgaggagaaagaaggagaaaagaagagaaaggtGGGGGAGGAAGGGAAGGTGGAAAGTAGAGTAAGGGAATTGGAGGGAAAGTTGGAGAGGAGGGAAAGGgaagagaggaagaagaatGTAATAGTTAAGGAGTTAAAAGTGGGAGAAGGGGGGAGGAGAGAGGCGGTGGAGAGATTAATGGCGGAGATTGGAGCAAAGGTGGAGATAGAGGAAATGAGGGGGTTAGGAAGGAATATAGAAAGGGGAACGGAGACGCTGTGGGtgaagttaaaaaaagaagagcagAAGAGGGAGGTGATGAGAAGGAAGAGGGAGTTAAGGgggagaaaagaaataattaggGAAGACTTAACATGGAGGGAGAGGAGAATGGAGTGGAAATTGGAAGAAATAGCgaaagaggaaagaagaaaggGAAAAAGAGTATGGAGAGTGTACGGGAAGGTAAGAATAGAAGAGGAATGGTGGATATGGGATGAGGAGAATGAAGTATTGAGAAATGGGAAAGGAACGGCGAGGGAGGAGGGAAGGAAAAAAGAGGAGGGGAGAATTGGAGAAGGGAGAGATTGA